Genomic window (Bacillus marinisedimentorum):
ACGCAGGGCCAATTTTAAGAAAGATAATGGCCACCTGTGACTTTGTCTTCGTTTTAGGTGTGATAGTCGGCTTTTGGGCATGAATTCGGCGGTATTGCGCGTGAAAAACATATCACTCGGCGTGAAAGAACCGGGAATCCGCGTGAAAGTGCATCCCCTTGACCGCGGCTGTTCGTGAACGGCGTGAAATGCTCTTGGTATGGCGCGAAAGGACAGGCATCCGGCGTGAAATATGCCAACATGAAAGAAGAACAAATTGTTTTTTTATAAAATCAGACAAATCCGCCAGGTCTCCATCCAAAAAGGGGGTTCCTGTGATTACGTACATGAGTAAACAGCTGGCTTTTTGCCGCGGGCTTGCTTTATTCAGTGAACGGTCGTGCGAATTTCCATCCTGGGGAACTCAGTTCGTGCTGTCCATATCGGGATGCAGATCAATCGAAGCGTGAAAACAGGGAGGTTCGGCGTGAAAGTGAGGATGTACGGCGTGAAATAGTCACAACGGCGTGAAAGTCAGGCTGTTGGGCATGAATTCGGCGGTATTGCGCGTGAAAAACATATCATTCGGCGTGAAAGAACCGGGAATCCGCGTGAAAGTGCACCCCTTGACCGCGGCTGTTCGTGAAGGGCGTGAAATGCTCTTGGTATGGCGCGAAAGGACAGTCATCCGGCGTGAAATATGCCAACATGAAAGAAGAGCAAATTGTTTTTTTTTATAAAATCAGTCAAATCCGCCAGGTCTCCATCTATACAAGGGACTTCCCGTGATACCGCAACTGAGTAAATAGCTGGTTTTTGGCCCTCGGCTTGCTTTATACGGTGAATGGACGGCTGTCCGCCTTAAAAAACATCTTCCTGCGGGTACCGCTTATGCTTACACCGCTAAACGGACTCCCTGCGCTTTTCTTACACTTCTCGTGTGGCTGAACACGAGTTCCCGGGCGAAAACTCCCTTATTTTTCGCAGTCTGCGCGCAAAATCACTCCTTTTGACTAGAAAAAGTTACATGGGTTATGACGGCAAAATATATCCACAATAATAACACCATGTTTGTGAAGGGGGCAGAAGATGACTACCTTTACCCATTTAAAAAATGAATTGCTGCTTGCAAAATACGAGTTGGAACAACAGCTTACCGGATATAGCAGGGCAGACAGCACCGGTGGTTTATTGGTCGTTGACGATGAGAAAAAACAATTCATCCGGAAGCAAATCGAACAGGAGCTCTGTGACGTGGAGGCGGCACTTGCCAAATTTGACAATGAAACATATGGCTTTTGTGAAAACAGCGGCAAAAAAATTCCGCAATGGCAACTGGAAATCCAGCCTGCTGCCCGGTGTGCTGATGAGCCGCCCGCCCTTTATATTGCCCATTTGAAAACAGAATAAAGCGGGGCCTTGCGCCTGAATTTGAATCAATTAAAGCACTGGAAAAACGGTAAATATATGAAGACCATTGCCGAGGGGTGCGCCGACAGATTGTTTAACGGAGGAACGTGTGCTAAAATGCAATGGTACAGTTGTTCGCCCGCCGGCACATTTTCTGAATGGAGGCACTCCAGTGTTATATTATTTCATTGCATTTATTACGGTCATCATTGACCAGGTGACAAAGTGGCTGGTTGTCACAAACATGGAATTAGGCCAGCGTATCACCCTTATAGATGGTTTTCTGTATTTTACTTCTCACCGCAACAGGGGGGCAGCGTGGGGAATATTGCAAAACCAGATGTGGTTCTTTTATATCATCACAGTAATTGTCGTCGTGGCTGTCATTTATTATATGGAAAAGCATGCGAGCGGCAAACGGCTTGAACAGTGGGCATTCACCCTTATATTAGGCGGGGCAGTCGGTAACTTCATCGACAGGTTGTTCCGCAAAGAAGTGGTTGATTTCATTGATGTGCATATTTTTACATATGATTATCCGATCTTCAATGTCGCAGATTCCGCACTTGTAATCGGCGTGGCGCTGTTTTTTATTTATGCGCTTTTTTATGAAGGAAAAGAGAAGAAGGAGGCCTGAAATGGAAGCAGAAGTTTATTCGTTAACCGCAGGGCCTGAACACGAAAATACAAGAATTGATAAACTGGTCACCGATCAGGAAAGCGATTGGTCGCGGTCCCAGGTGCAGCAGTGGATAAAAGACGGCCTGGTGCTTGTTAACGATAAAGCCGTCAAAGGAAACTACAAAACCAGGTGTGGCGATCAAATCCGGATTACCGTTCCTGAACCCGAAGAGGTCAACGTGCTTCCTGAAGCAATAGAACTTGATGTCCGATATGAAGATCAAGATGTAATTGTTGTGAACAAATCGCGCGGCATGGTCGTCCATCCTGGGCCAGGGCATTCGTCCGGGACGCTTGTGAATGCGCTTCTCCATCATTGTGAGGATCTTTCCGGCATCAATGGGGAGCTGAGGCCGGGGATTGTCCATCGGATCGATATGGATACATCGGGTTTGATCATAGTCGCCAAAAATGATGCGGCACACCAGCACCTTGCCCGCCAGCTCTCAGAGAAGACCGTCACGAGGAAGTATAAAGCGATCGCTCACGGGGTTGTCAGCCATGATAAAGGTACAATCGATGCACCGCTCGGCCGAGACAAAAACGACAGGAAAAAGATGACAGTTACAGATGAAAACAGCCGGAATGCTGTCACACATTTCGAGGTGCTGGAACGGTTCCAGAATTATACGTATGTGGAATGCGTACTGGAAACAGGGCGGACTCACCAGATCAGGGTCCATATGAAATATATCGGCCATCCGCTTGCAGGGGATCCTAAATATGGACCGAAAAAGACGCTGCCGATTGAAGGACAGGCACTCCATGCTGAGGTTCTCGGATTCATTCATCCGCGGACAGGCGAATATGTAGAACTTCAAGCGGAACTTCCGGAGGATATGGAGAAATTGCTCGAACGGCTGCGCAAAACGAGTTGACATATCCGTTTAATTTTGTGATAATTACATTTGAAAACAAAATGAACCTTTAAGACAGTCCCGTGAGGCTGAGAAGGACCCGGTTCGGATGACAGGCTGCATGTCCCCTGCATCCATTTATTATGACAGAACCCGCAATCCTCCTGCCTTGCTGCTGGGGGATTTTTTAATGGAGGTGAAGGACAGTTGAACCAAAAAGCAGTGGTATTGGATGAACAGGCAATTCGCCGGGCCCTGACGAGAATTGCCCACGAAATTATTGAACATAATAAAGGAATTGAGGATTGTATCCTCGTCGGAATCAAAACCCGCGGCATATACATTGCTAACAGGTTAGCCGAGAGGATTGAACAAATCGAAGGGAAAAGCATACCTGTCGGGGAAGTCGATATTACGCTATACCGTGACGACTTAAGTAAAAAGAATGAAAGCAAAGACCCGGAATTGCACGGTACGAAAATACATGAAGACATTTTTGACAAGAAAGTGATTCTCGTAGATGACGTTCTTTACACAGGGAGGACGGTCAGGGCGGCGATGGATGCGGTCATGGATATCGGCCGGCCGGCCCAGATTCAGTTGGCGGTCCTTGTTGACAGAGGTCACCGGGAACTGCCGATAAGGCCTGACTATATCGGGAAAAACATTCCGACATCAAACTCAGAAATCATCATGGTGAAAATGACTGAGGTCGATGAGCTCGATCAAGTCAGCATATATGAACGTGACTAACCCTTTTAATTAAGTCCCGAGAGGCTTGGAAGGGGGCAGGATACGACGAAGCAGAATATCTGCGGAACACACGGCTGGTCCGTACGCAGTCTGTTGCTGTATCTTTAGCCTCTTTGCGCCTCTCGCAAAGAGGCTTTTCTTTTATCCGAAAATACTATATTCCGGGGAGGAATTATGCATGGAAAAAAATAATATCAAAATGGATGTCAGAGAGGTTCCAAAACTGCATGAGTGGCTGACGTTGAGCCTGCAGCACTTATTCGCGATGTTCGGTGCGACGGTGCTTGTGCCTTTCCTTACAGGATTAAGCCCGGCGGTAGCCCTCATTTCCAGCGGGCTCGGTACACTATCATACTTGCTGATCACAAAAGGGCGCATACCTGCATATCTAGGTTCGTCGTTTGCATTCATCGGTCCGATTATCGCGGCTTCTGCGGCAGGCGGCCCTGAAGCAGCTATGATCGGAAGCTTTATGGCAGGGCTGGTGTACGGAATTGTCGCTGTTCTTATAAAAATGCTGGGGCTGCGCTGGCTGCTTCACCTGCTTCCGCCGGTCGTTGTCGGCCCCGTCATTATTGTCATCGGGCTTGGCCTCGCAAGTGTCGCAATCGACATGGCCATGTATGTACCCGGAACAGAGGACTACAGCCTGACCCACTTTTCAGTAGCGCTTGTCACGCTTGCCATCACAGTAATCGGCTCGATTTTCTTCCGCGGTTTTTTCGGGCTGATTCCAATTCTAATAGGTATTATCGGCGGCTATACATTTGCATATATCATGGGGCTTGTTGATCTGGCAGCCGTCAAAGAAGCAGCCTGGCTGCAGGCACCGGAGTTCATCATTCCATTTATCACGTACTCGCCGGCTGAAGTTTTCAGCTGGGAAATTGGATTGATCATCGTTCCGGTGGCTATCGTTACAATTGCGGAACACATCGGCGACCAGATGGTTCTGAGCAAGATAGCCGGAAGAAACTTCCTTACGAAACCGGGCTTGCATCGATCGATTCTTGGTGACGGTGTTGCAACAATGATTGCTTCATTCATCGGCGGCCCGCCAAATACGACGTACGGTGAAAATATTGGTGTTCTGGCCATCACAAGAGTGTTCAGCGTCTTTGTCATCGGCGGTGCAGCTGCTTCAGCAATCATGTTCGGATTTATTGGAAAGATTTCAGCCCTGATTGAGTCTATCCCAACAGCTGTCATGGGAGGCGTTTCAATCCTCCTGTTCGGTATCATCGCCTCATCCGGTCTTCGGATGCTCATTGATAACCGGGTCGACCTCGGCGAGAAGAGAAATCTTGTCATCTCATCCGTCATTCTTGTGATCGGCGTCGGCGGAGCGTTCGTCCAGCTGTCTGATAATCTGCAAATTGCCGGAATGGCGCTGGCTGCCATTACTGGTGTCATTCTAAATCTTGTCCTGCCTGGCAAGGAAAGCGCCCAGGGAGATATGAGAATGTTTGAGAGAGAGGCAGACGGAAAAGAGGAAGTTGCATAAAAATACATCTTTAATTGAAGTCCGGAGAGGCTTTAAAGGTGTGGATAAAGGAAAGTTACATCTTCCGCACCCCGTATATGAAGAACGGGGCGCTTTTTTAAAAAATAGAACTTTTAAAGGGGATGGTGTAAAAATGTATAATTTATTAACAATGATGGATTTAAATACAGATGAAATCATGGTAATGTTAAAAGAAGCACAACATTTTGCCGAAGGCGGTGTATGGACTCCGGATGATAAACGGTTCGTTGCCAATCTTTTTTTTGAACCGAGCACGCGGACGCGTTTCAGTTTCGAGGTTGCGGAAAAGAAACTGGGACTTGAAGTGCTGAATTTCGAAGCAGGATCATCCAGTGTACAAAAGGGAGAAACTTTGTATGACACGGTACAGACCATGGCTGCAATCGGAGCTGATGCAGCAGTCATCCGCCATCCCCGGGACAGTTATTTCGAAGAGCTGGCAGGCAAGGTTGATATTCCGATTATCAATGCCGGTGACGGATGCGGAAACCATCCGACACAATCCCTCCTTGATTTATTGACCATTTACCAGGAATTTGGCCGGTTTTCAGGTCTGAATGTTGTGATAGCTGGCGATATCCGCCATAGCAGAGTTGCAAGATCGAACGAAGAAATCTTGAATCGTCTTGGTGCAAATGTATATTTTTCCGCACCCGGCCAGTGGCAGTCACATGTGTCCGCTCCCGGCCAGTACATTCCCATGGATGAAGCAGTGGAAAAGGCTGATGTCATGATGCTTCTCCGCATTCAGCATGAACGCCACCAATTAAAGGCAGTCCACTCATCTGAGGAATACCACCTGCAATACGGCCTCACGGCAGACCGTGCCAAACGGATGAAGCGGGAGAGCATCATTATGCATCCAGCACCTGTCAATAGAGGTGTTGAAATAGCAGATGAGCTTGTTGAAAGCAAACAGTCGCGAATTTTCAAGCAAATGAAAAACGGCGTATATGTCAGAATGGCTGTATTGAAGCGGGCGTTACAAATGAAGGGGGACTATGCACATGGATACTATCTTGAAAAATGTTAACGTACTGAATGAAGACGGAAAGCTGATGAAGCAAGATATCCGCATCGCTTCCGGCCGGATAGAAAAAATCGCTGAGACAATTGAACCTTCAGGAAGTGAAGAAGTTAAAGATGCCGGAGGCCTGTTTGCGGCACCGGGACTTGTCGACCTCCATGTCCATTTGCGGGAACCAGGCGGGGAAAAGAAAGAAACGATTGCGAGCGGAACCAGAGCTGCTGCACTTGGCGGTTTCACCACTATCGCCGCTATGCCGAACACAAGGCCGGTGCCGGATCATCCTGACAGGCTGGATTGGCTTAACAGGCGCATACAGGAGACAGCAGCAGTCCGCGTTCTCCCATATGCATCCATTACTGTACGGGAAGCAGGAAAGGAACTGACCGACTTTTCGGCCCTCTCGGAAAAAGGAGCGTTCGCTTTTACGGATGATGGTGTAGGCGTGCAGTCAGCCGGAATGATGCTTTCCGCAATGAAGAAGGCTGCATCGCTCGGAAAGGCGATTGTCGCCCACTGTGAAGATGACACGCTGAAAAACAACGGTGCGGTCCACGATGGACGTTTTGCTGAAAAACACCAGCTGCGGGGGATCCCGTCTGTTGCAGAATCAGTCCATATCGCAAGAGACGTGCTGCTTGCAGAAGCTTCAGGCTGCCATTATCACGTTTGCCATATAAGCACGAAAGAATCTGTCAGGGTCGTCCGTGACGCCAAGCGGGCAGGCATCCGGGTGACAGCGGAAGTCACGCCGCACCATTTGCTTCTGTCAGAAGATGACATCCCCGGACTTGATTCTAATTTCAAAATGAATCCCCCTTTGAGAAGCAGGGAGGATAAGGAGGCTCTGCTTCAAGGGCTGAAGGATGGAACAATCGATTTTATTGCTACGGACCATGCTCCCCACACCGAAGCTGAAAAAGCGGAAGGAATGGAACTGGCGCCGTTTGGGATTACCGGGCTGGAGACAGCTTTTCCTCTTTTGTATACCTATCTTGTGGAAACAGGGGAAATCAGCTTGAAGGAACTGGTCGAATATCTGACAGTGAAACCATCTGGCACCTTCGGACTGCCTTACGGCACACTGGAAGCCGGTAAGCCGGCAGATATCGTTTTAATCGATTTGGATCATGAAAAAGTGATTGATCCGGAACGTTTCGCATCGAAAGGAAAAAACACACCGTTTGGAGGCTGGAAATGCAAAGGCTGGCCAGCCGTCACATATGTTAATGGGAAACTTGTCTGGGAGAAAGGAAGTGTGCCTGAATGAAACGGCAGCTTATTTTAGAAGATGGATCAGTATTTATCGGAGAAGGTTTTGGAAGCCTTGAGGAAAAAGAAGGGGAAGTCGTTTTCAATACAGGCATGACAGGCTATCAGGAAATCCTGACCGACCCTTCATACTGCGGGCAAATAGTGACGCTGACCTATCCGCTTATCGGAAACTACGGGGTCAACAGGGATGACTTTGAAACGATAAAACCGGCAGTTCACGGGCTAATTGTAAAAGAAGCGGCCGAGTACCCTTCAAATTGGCGGTCAAAAGAACCGATCGGACAATTTTTAAAGGAAAGAGGGATTCCGGCTATCAGCGGCATTGATACACGAAAATTGACAAGAATCATTCGGGAACACGGAACATTGAAAGGCAAAATCTGTTCTATGGATAGTGATCCGGCTGCAGTGGCCGCTGAACTGCGCGCGAAAGACATGCCTCGGAACCAGGTTGAAAAAGTTTCAGCAAAGGATCCGTACCCGAGTCCAGGAACTGGATACCGGGTGGTTCTGGTCGATTTCGGGATGAAACACGGTATTCTGAGGGAACTTAACCAGCGCGGTTTTGATGTCGTCGTTGTGCCTTATAATACGACTGCTGAGGAAATTCTGAGGCTTCATCCTGACGGGATCATGCTGTCAAATGGACCAGGGGATCCGAAAGATGTCCCGGAAGCAGCTGAAATGATACAGGCGCTGCTCGGCAAAGTGCCGATTTTCGGCATTTGCCTTGGCCATCAGCTGTTTGCCCTGGCGTGCGGCGCCAATACAAAGAAAATGAAGTTCGGGCACCGCGGCGCGAATCATCCGGTCGTCGATCTTCAGACAGGAAAAGTTGCCCTCACATCTCAAAATCACGGCTATACCGTAACAGGTGATTCAGTGGATCAGACGGAGCTGATTGTAACCCACAAGGCGCTTAATGATGAAACGATTGAAGGCTTGCGCCATATACGGTATCCGGCTTTCACGGTTCAATACCATCCTGAAGCATCGCCCGGGCCGCATGATGCCAATCAGCTATTTGAAGACTTTCTCAGCATGATCGAAACGGAACAGAAGAAAGGGGAACAGACATGCCAAAGCGTAAAGATATAAACAAAATACTAGTGATCGGTTCAGGACCAATCATCATTGGCCAGGCGGCTGAGTTTGATTACGCCGGGACACAGGCATGCCAGGCTCTTAAAGAAGAAGGATATGAAGTCATTCTTGTCAATTCGAATCCGGCAACAATCATGACAGATACAAATATTGCCGACCGTGTCTATATTGAGCCGCTTACCCTTGATTTTGTCAGCAGGATCATCCGGAAAGAGCGACCTGATGCCCTTGTGCCGACACTAGGCGGACAAACCGGCCTGAACATGGCTGTCGAGCTTCATGAATCGGGTGTTCTTGAAGAGTGCGGAGTGGAAATACTGGGCACGAAATTATCGGCAATCCAAAAAGCGGAAGACCGCGAAGCGTTCCGCCAGCTTATGGGTGACCTCAACCAGCCGGTTCCGGAAAGTGAAATCATCCATTCGATCCCTGAAGCTTATGATTTCGTCGGCAAAGTCGGCTACCCGATCATCGTGCGGCCGGCATATACACTCGGCGGCACTGGAGGGGGGATTTGTAAAAATGATGAGGAACTTGAGGAAATCGTCGCGAGCGGCTTGAAAAACAGTCCGGTCAATCAGTGCCTGCTCGAAAAAAGCATTGCCGGGTATAAAGAAATTGAATATGAAGTTATGAGGGACAAAGACGATAATGCCATTGTTGTCTGTAATATGGAAAATATCGATCCTGTCGGTGTCCATACCGGTGACTCCATTGTTGTAGCGCCGAGCCAGACGCTCAGTGACAGGGAATACCAGCTCCTCCGCAATGTTTCGTTAACCATTATCAGGGCGCTTGAAATAGAGGGCGGGTGCAACGTGCAGCTTGCCCTTGATCCTGACAGTTTCGACTACTACGTCATTGAAGTGAATCCGAGGGTCAGCCGTTCGTCTGCACTGGCATCGAAAGCGACCGGTTATCCAATTGCCAAGCTGGCAGCCAAAATCGCTGTCGGCCTGACGCTAGCGGAGATGAAGAACCCGGTCACTGGTAAAACGGTCGCCTGTTTTGAACCGGCCCTTGATTATGTCGTAACGAAGATTCCGCGCTGGCCTTTCGATAAATTTGAATCAGCCAACCGGAAACTCGGCACCCAGATGAAGGCAACCGGTGAAGTGATGGCGATTGGCCGCAATTTTGAAGAGTCACTTTTAAAAGCGGTAAGATCTCTTGAAACAGGTGTGTATGACCTTGTGATGGAAGGAACTTCTGAACTGACGGATCAGGAAATCGAGGCAAGGATACGCACTGCTGACGATTCCCGCCTGTTTATCGTCGCAGAAGCATTCCGGAGGGGCTTTGACATTGAAACAATCTGGTCCTGGAGCAAAATCGACCGATTTTTTCTTCATAAAATCAGCAAGCTTGTCAGCATGGAAAACGAGCTCCGCGCCAATCCGGGCAATGCAAGTGTTTTGGATAAAGCGAAACACAGCGGGTACAGTGACAAGGGGATTGCCGGCCTGTGGGGAATGGACGAAGAGGAAGTGTACAAAATCCGTAAAGAAAGCGGCTTAATGCCGGTTTATAAAATGGTTGATACCTGTGCGGCGGAATTTGAGTCCCTGACCCCTTACTTTTATGGTACGTATGAAGAGGAGAACGAATCGGGGAAAACCGATAAGGAAAGCGTGCTGGTCCTCGGCTCAGGCCCGATAAGGATTGGCCAGGGGATCGAGTTTGACTATGCGACTGTTCATTCGGTCTGGGCGATAAAAGAAGCCGGTTATGAAGCGATTATCATCAACAATAACCCGGAAACCGTTTCGACCGACTTCAGCGTCTCCGACAAGCTGTATTTCGAGCCGCTTACAATCGAAGACGTCATGCATGTCATCGAAATTGAACAGCCGGCCGGCGTCGTCGTCCAGTTCGGAGGTCAAACGGCCATCAATCTGGCAGACGGTCTTGCCAGACGGGGAGTGAAAATCCTTGGCACGTCGCTTGAGAACATGGACCGTGCGGAAGACAGGGACAAGTTCGAACAGGCGCTTCTTGCACTGAACGTTCCCCAGCCGCTTGGCAAGACTGCGGTATCCGTCGAAGAAGCGGTTGCCATCGCGGAAGACATCGGGTATCCGGTTCTCGTCCGCCCATCTTATGTCCTTGGGGGCAGGGCGATGGAAATCGTCGACAGGAAGGAAGAGCTGCTGCGCTACATGGCAAACGCCGTCAAAGTCAGCCCTGCCCATCCGGTTCTCATCGACCGTTATATGATAGGCAAGGAAATCGAAGTCGATGCAGTATCTGACGGAGAAAATGTCCTCATTCCAGGAATCATGGAACATATCGAAAGGGCAGGGGTCCACTCCGGTGATTCAATTGCAGTTTATCCGCCGCAAAGCCTGACAGATGAAATCAAAAGCCAGATCATTGACTATACAACCTCTATCGCGCGCGGACTTGATATCAAAGGCCTTTTGAACATCCAATTTGTTGTCTATCAGAATCGGGCGTATGTGCTGGAAGTCAATCCGCGTTCAAGCAGGACGGTTCCATTCCTGAGTAAAATTACCGGAATCCCGATGGCGAATCTCGCGGCAAAAATTATTCTTGGCAAAACCCTGATCGAACTCGGTTATGCCGGGGGCTATCATCCTGAACCTGCCGACGTGTTTGTGAAAGTTCCTGTTTTCTCCTTTGCAAAATTGCGGAGAGTGGATATTACACTCGGACCTGAAATGAAATCAACAGGAGAAGTGATGGGGCGCGACCGGACGCTTGAAAAGGCACTGTATAAAGGCTTGATTGCTTCCGGCATCGACATTCCGACTTATGGTTCTGTTCTCTTCACAGTTGCTGATAAAGATAAAGAAGAAGCGCTGCCGCTTGTTGAGCGTTTTTATAAGATCGGTTACCAGATTCTTGCGACAGAAGGAACGGCAAGTCACATCCAGGAAGCAGGCATTCCGGTCACGGTTGTCAATAAAATCGGTGCACCGAGCCAAAACCTTTTGGATATCATCAGGCAGGGCGGCACTCAGTTTGTCGTCAATACACTCACGAAAGGGAAGCAGCCGGCACGTGACGGCTTCCGCATCCGCCGGGAATCTGTCGAAAATGGCATTGCCTGCCTGACATCACTCGATACGGCCGAAGCGATTTTGCGAGTCCTCGAATCGATGACTTTTTCTGCAGAATCCATTCATCTATTGGAACGAAATGAGGTCATGGGAGTATGAAAAGGACGGAAAGAATGAAGGTTGTTTCTCAAAAACTCATTGCTGAAGACATTTATGAACTGGTGCTTACCGGTACACTTGTAGAAGAGATGGGTGAACCCGGGCAGTTTGTGCACATCAAAGTGAGCGACGGTAACGATCCGCTGTTGAGGAGACCGATCAGCATTTGTGACATCGACCATGAGGCACAAACATTTACGGTGGTTTACCGGAAAGAGGGGAGAGGGACAGCCGTTCTTTCCGAAAAAAAGCAGGGAGCGGAAGTGGACGTGCTCGGACCGCTGGGCAATGGATTCCCGGCGGCTGCAACAGACGGAGGGCAGACAGCCCTTCTTGTCGGAGGCGGAATCGGCGTACCGCCGCTCTACTATCTTTCTAAAAAACTGAAGAAGCTCGGTGTGAAGGTCATTCATGTTCTCGGCTTCAAGACGGAAGGCGCAGTATTTTATGAAAAGGAATTCAACGCTCTCGGAATGACACATATCACGACAGAGGACGGCAGTTTTGGAACAAAAGGATTTGTCACTGATGTCATCGAAAAGGAAAACCTTTTATTCGATACGATGTACGCTTGCGGCCCAACTGCCATGCTTAAGGCGGTCAGCAGCGGGAAATCGGACAGCAGCGTCTTTATCTCTCTTGAAGAAAGAATGGGATGCGGAATTGGCGCCTGTTTTGCCTGCGTGTGCCACACAGCGGATGATCCTGATGGGTTTTCATATAAGAAGGTTTGCAGTGACGGACCGGTATTCCGTGCAGGAGAGGTGGTGCTTCCATGAATCGTTTAAGTGTCGATCTGCCGGGGCTTCAACTTAAAAATCCGGTGATGCCGGCATCAGGCTGTTTCGGCTTCGGGAAGGAATTTGCAGAGTTCTTTGATCTTTCTGTGCTCGGGGCTATCATGATCAAAGCGACCACAGAAGAGCCCCGCTTCGGCAATCCGACACCAAGGGTGGCGGAAACACCGGGCGGGATGCTGAACGCAATCGGCCTTCAAAATCCCGGTCTCATAAAAGTGATGGAAGAAGAGCTGCCGTGGCTCGAACAGTTCAATGTACCAATCATCGCAAACGTAGCAGGTTCACAGGTAAAAGATTATGTAAAGGTGGCTGAAACCGTTTCGGCAGCTCCGAACGTAGCTGCACTGGAGCTTAATATTTCCTGTCCGAATGTAAAGCAGGGAGGCATCACGTTCGGAACGATCCCTGCCGTGGCGGCGGAACTGACAGCAAAAGTTAAGGAAGTATCCGCCGTTCCCGTATACGTGAAGCTGTCGCCAAATGTGACCGATATCGTCGAAATGGCCAAAGCGGTCGAACAGGCGGGGGCCGACGGGA
Coding sequences:
- the carB gene encoding carbamoyl-phosphate synthase large subunit, which translates into the protein MPKRKDINKILVIGSGPIIIGQAAEFDYAGTQACQALKEEGYEVILVNSNPATIMTDTNIADRVYIEPLTLDFVSRIIRKERPDALVPTLGGQTGLNMAVELHESGVLEECGVEILGTKLSAIQKAEDREAFRQLMGDLNQPVPESEIIHSIPEAYDFVGKVGYPIIVRPAYTLGGTGGGICKNDEELEEIVASGLKNSPVNQCLLEKSIAGYKEIEYEVMRDKDDNAIVVCNMENIDPVGVHTGDSIVVAPSQTLSDREYQLLRNVSLTIIRALEIEGGCNVQLALDPDSFDYYVIEVNPRVSRSSALASKATGYPIAKLAAKIAVGLTLAEMKNPVTGKTVACFEPALDYVVTKIPRWPFDKFESANRKLGTQMKATGEVMAIGRNFEESLLKAVRSLETGVYDLVMEGTSELTDQEIEARIRTADDSRLFIVAEAFRRGFDIETIWSWSKIDRFFLHKISKLVSMENELRANPGNASVLDKAKHSGYSDKGIAGLWGMDEEEVYKIRKESGLMPVYKMVDTCAAEFESLTPYFYGTYEEENESGKTDKESVLVLGSGPIRIGQGIEFDYATVHSVWAIKEAGYEAIIINNNPETVSTDFSVSDKLYFEPLTIEDVMHVIEIEQPAGVVVQFGGQTAINLADGLARRGVKILGTSLENMDRAEDRDKFEQALLALNVPQPLGKTAVSVEEAVAIAEDIGYPVLVRPSYVLGGRAMEIVDRKEELLRYMANAVKVSPAHPVLIDRYMIGKEIEVDAVSDGENVLIPGIMEHIERAGVHSGDSIAVYPPQSLTDEIKSQIIDYTTSIARGLDIKGLLNIQFVVYQNRAYVLEVNPRSSRTVPFLSKITGIPMANLAAKIILGKTLIELGYAGGYHPEPADVFVKVPVFSFAKLRRVDITLGPEMKSTGEVMGRDRTLEKALYKGLIASGIDIPTYGSVLFTVADKDKEEALPLVERFYKIGYQILATEGTASHIQEAGIPVTVVNKIGAPSQNLLDIIRQGGTQFVVNTLTKGKQPARDGFRIRRESVENGIACLTSLDTAEAILRVLESMTFSAESIHLLERNEVMGV
- a CDS encoding dihydroorotate dehydrogenase, whose translation is MNRLSVDLPGLQLKNPVMPASGCFGFGKEFAEFFDLSVLGAIMIKATTEEPRFGNPTPRVAETPGGMLNAIGLQNPGLIKVMEEELPWLEQFNVPIIANVAGSQVKDYVKVAETVSAAPNVAALELNISCPNVKQGGITFGTIPAVAAELTAKVKEVSAVPVYVKLSPNVTDIVEMAKAVEQAGADGITMINTLLGMRLDLKTARPVLANGSGGLSGPAVKPVAVRMVYEVSRNVSIPIIGMGGIQTAEDALELIYAGASAVAVGTANFVDPFVTPKIIEALPDVLDQYEIGHISEAVGRSWKQYGTVPHCCT
- a CDS encoding dihydroorotate dehydrogenase electron transfer subunit, producing MKRTERMKVVSQKLIAEDIYELVLTGTLVEEMGEPGQFVHIKVSDGNDPLLRRPISICDIDHEAQTFTVVYRKEGRGTAVLSEKKQGAEVDVLGPLGNGFPAAATDGGQTALLVGGGIGVPPLYYLSKKLKKLGVKVIHVLGFKTEGAVFYEKEFNALGMTHITTEDGSFGTKGFVTDVIEKENLLFDTMYACGPTAMLKAVSSGKSDSSVFISLEERMGCGIGACFACVCHTADDPDGFSYKKVCSDGPVFRAGEVVLP